DNA from Prunus persica cultivar Lovell chromosome G6, Prunus_persica_NCBIv2, whole genome shotgun sequence:
AAGCCCAATCTTATTACAAGGCTAAGCCCAAAATTGATCAAGACACCCAAACCAATTTCACAACACATTACTGATGGACTTGCTGAACGGCAAGGCCCGCGAAACAATAAATAGGGCTCACCTGCCTTATGGACGGCCCAGCTATTTTTCGGCCCAGCTCGTGAAGACCACTCGTCCAGCTAGGCCCAATCGCCCTTGCCGAAGACAAATCGCAATCGGTGCTGCTGCACACCTAGATTGCCGAAACCACCAGCCGTGCTCACCACCCCCACAACCTGCCCAGCCGAAGCAAACTTCCTGCCGAGAGAGAGCACCCAGCTGCCGAAGCTTATGTCAAAGCCAAACGTGGCCAAGacctgccgaacggcaagtcTTGCACCCACTGCCCAGCTTCCCTTACGCGACGCCTTGCTCGCCAAAACAGCCCAGCTCTTTGCGCGACGCTATGCTCGCCAAAACTGCCGAAGGCCTCACGATTTTGGCCAAAACTCAACCTGCCAGAGGACATCCGTGTGAGACCACAACAAGAAAAACTCTCAACAAGCcggccttgccgaacggcaaggccaAGGAAATTTTCTCCAGCTGCCCTGCCGANNNNNNNNNNNNNNNNNNNNNNNNNNNNNNNNNNNNNNNNNNNNNNNNNNNNNNNNNNNNNNNNNNNNNNNNNNNNNNNNNNNNNNNNNNNNNNNNNNNNNNNNNNNNNNNNNNNNNNNNNNNNNNNNNNNNNNNNNNNNNNNNNNNNNNNNNNNNNNNNNNNNNNNNNNNNNNNNNNNNNNNNNNNNNNNNNNNNNNNNNNNNNNNNNNNNNNNNNNNNNNNNNNNNNNNNNNNNNNNNNNNNNNNNNNNNNNNNNNNNNNNNNNNNNNNNNNNNNNNNNNNNNNNNNNNNNNNNNNNNNNNNNNNNNNNNNNNNNNNNNNNAACTCAAGCCTTTCTTACTAACGGCAACAATATACCCAAAATTTTTAGTGACCTCCaacttgccgaacggcaaatTTATAGCAActccaaaattttcttctcctctcaattccaaaccctagcccttCTTACATGCCGAAGCCCAACTCGGGCCCAACTCTTGCCCATTGCCTAAGACCCAATCCAAGAAGGCCCGGCCTTTCAAAAAGCTAggcccttgccgaacggcaagggccatggagACGTTTTGGAGAGtcgaaaattttcaaaacgaCCCGGCTCCCTTGCAGGCCTAGCTCCCAAgccatcaaaaaaaaaaaaaaaatttggctgcacccttgccgaacggcaagggccatggagAAGCTATGGAGGGtccaaaaaaattccaaatggcccggccattcccaaaaaaaaaaaaaaaaaaaaaaaaaaaagggagctaGACCCTTGCCAAACGGCAGGAGCCATGAAAGAATTGGAgtctccaaaattttcaaagtacCCGGCTCCCCCGAAGGTCTGGCTCCCCTAGGGACCCAGCTCCCATCCTATCTGCAACATGCCCAAGTACCCAGGTACCCAGCTACCATGTGTTGACGCAACTCCTAGCTTgccaacttgggggactagggAGTGCCCTGCGGCTCCCAATGAAGCTGGAATGCTcggttacaattacaaaaactcacaagttcccaacccagaagttacttctcgaccgcgaacttgggggactactgtttacaccataatgaaccgagcagacccagcatcaaagcgactagcaccaaggcagccacgccttctcccatgccgaaggaagacacacttccgaggtgccagacacctgccgaagccCTCAGttgccaaacctaatctccaagACACATGTCGCCACCACAacggcttgcacaaagtcccacattggaactttgtgcaaagctcccactttcacttccctataaatagggaacagtacccaggtaaAACCAAGAActattctcccacttttactgttactctgccagaattactacttgtaactgacttaggcatcggagagccttcagccggcaccacaccggtgtccgaagcttaacgattgcttctcctctttttaccttctacaggtctctcaccaatccatttcaccaagggcctcaaCCTCCTTCTCTGCTGAAGACTCAGCAcatctaatcactaagttgcactcaatattggccgggccattttgagcatcaacagtaTTGAAGAGAGGGCGAATGGGCTTGTCCCCAGAAGAGGAAAGCCAGCGAAGCCCCAATGCCATTGCCATGCTGAGTTTTCTCACTCTTTGGCTTCTGGAATCAGTTGGGTATACAGTATTTAAAGcatatagccgagcggctatactatttaaatattcgaatatatgcaaagggtatagccgcacggctctATACTTTAAATATTCGAGTACATTCAAAGAGTTTAGCCGCACAGCTACActatataaatatttgaatatattCAAAGCGTTAGCCGCGtgactatactatttaaatatttaaatatatttaatagtaTAACCAATAAATATTCGATTATATTCAAAAAGTATGGCCGCGACTAtacccttttttatttcttcattACATCTTTGAATTCTCAGAAAAATTGGACTTTGTGGATGTCGTTTTGATCGGCTGCGAATGGATACCTGGTATGGCGGGCAAATTTAATGTGGCCGGCCAGAAGTATGGTAGAAGTACACATAGGATGAAATTGTCATTTACAAAAAGATTAGGACAAGATAAACTTCAGATGTCCAGCAAACATCCTCATTGCAGTCAAAAGTCCAAGTTGTAATATGACCATGAGTTTTCCTCTACTTCACGACTCAGTTACTCACCAAGGCCCAAGAAAAGCTTTATTATGGTTAGTCTTTCTCTAATCAAATCTTTTATAAAAGTCTTCACATTTATCTCATCTATCTTATTAAGGGCCACCTTTTTTTCGCTACGTGCACCAATTTTCCTACATGAAATGGGTTATGTAgactaatgttttttttttttctccttctcaGAACTCCTAAAATAGAATGTCATGCACTCACACTTTGTTCCAAACGACATCAAAGATAGCAGCCCTTGCAAGGTCGGGCCAGATAACATGTGCTCGTAAGCTGTTCGAAGAAATGCCTCACAGAGACTCTGTCGCTTGGAATGCAATGCTTACTAGCTATACCCACCTTGGTTTTCACCAAGAAGCCCTCTCTCTTTTCCACCAAATGAGAATCTCTGACACTGGGCCTGATCACTTCACACTCACTGCGACTTTAAGTGCGTGTGCTAGCGGATGCAATCTTCGGTGTGGAACCAAAGTTCATGCTTTGGTAACTGTTTTGGGTTACCAGTCTTACTTGCCGGTTAATAATTCGCTTATTGATATGTATGGGAAGTGTTTGGATCCCTCTAGTGCTAGGAGAGTGTTTGAAGAGATGAAACTAAGGAATGAAGTAACTTggtgttcttttttatttgcgCAAACAAACTCTAGTCAGTTTGATGTTGCGCGTCATGTGTTTTCTATGATGCCGAGAAGGGTGGAGATAGCTTGGAATATTATGATTGTGGGTTATGCACGGTATGGGCAAGTGGAGTCTTGTTTGGATTTGTTGAAAGGGATGAAAGAGAGTTTGTGTCAGCCGGATCAGTGGACTTTCAGTGCTCTGATGAATGCTTGCGCTGAAGCATTAGAATTTTGGCATGGTTGCATGGTGCATGCTTTTATCATGAAAAGTGGTTGGAGTTCTGCTGCGGAAGTAAAGAACTCAGTTTTAAGTTTCTATGCTGAAGTAGGCTTCCATGGCAGTGCAGTAAAGATTTTTGAGTCCACTGGAATCCTAACACAAGTATCCTGGAATGCCATGATCGATGCCTACATGAAACAGGGGAATACCCACGAAGCGCTTCTTGTATTTCAGCGAGCCCCTGAAAAGAACATTGTCTCGTGGACATCTATAATCTCAGGGTATGCAGGAAATGGACATGGGGATGAAGCTGCCAAATTCTTTGTGGATATGGTAAGAAGCGGTGTCCAACCAGATGATTTCACATTCGGAGCTGTCCTTTATGCATGTTCAAGCTTGGCAGTACTTGGACATGGTAAAATGGTCCATGGTATCATACTTCATTATGGCTTCCATGCTTATGTCTTTATTGGGAATGGCTTAGTTAACATGTATGCTAAATGTGGGGATTTACAAGGGTCAGTCCGTGCGTTCAGTGATATTTTACAGAAGGATCTGGTATCTTGGAATGCTATGTTGTTTGCATTTGGGTTGCATGGGCAAGCTATCCAAGCTCTACAGATTTTTAAAGAGATGGTAGAAAATGGAGTAAAACCAGATAATGTGACCTTCATTGGCCTGTTGATGACTTGCAGCCATAACGGGCTTATAGAGGAAAGTCGCGTGCTTTTTGAAACCATGGGGTCAGTCTATGGGATTTCTCCTGAAATGGAGCATGTGGCATGCATGGTGGATATGCTCGGCAGAAGCGGTTACTTAGCAGAAGCGAAAGAGCTGGTTGATAAGTATTCAGAAGTAAGTAGTGCTGAGACCAGTTCATGTGAAGCTCTACTTGGTGCTTGCTCTGCACAGGGGGACGTGGGATTTGGAAGAAAATTGGGCGAAAGTCTGAAGATATTAGAACCGCATAAAGAGACGAGCTATGTGTTGCTGTCTAATTTGTATTGCGCAAGCGGGCAATGGAAGGAAGCAGAAATGGTTAGGGAGATGATGGTTGATCAAGGGGTGAAGAAAATGCCTGGTTGTAGTTGGATAGAAGTGAGAAACAAGGTAACGGCTTTTGTAGCTGGGAAGCATTCTAATCCATGTATGAATGAGTTATGTAATATATTacatttcattaattttgaaatgAGGAATCCATGGCTTTGGTGACATTGATAATTGAAAGAATTTTACCTATCTCAAAAGGTTCTTCATACTATTGAAGATGGATAAATTTTGAGAGAGATGACGTCAAATTTGAATGGTTTAGGGATTTTAGTTTGTAGTATTAAATGGATGACATCCATACGTGGGATGAAAATGTCAAGTCAAAAAATACTGTAAAATTAATATTGAGCGGTTTTCATATAGGCCAAACCAAGATGaaccaaaataattatgatTTGTTTCGGCTTTGTTTCAAATTAATGTAAAAACTGAACCAAGCCGCCCTAATAACGCATTCCAATTTCAATTCCAATTCCTGAACTTCCATGTGTTTActtatacataaataataaaaaaattatataggtATCTGTAACCCAATACCCTCCGAACCAATAATTGATCCAATTCCAATTCTTTAATTATCATATTCAAGAGTTCCTTAATTCATGACTTTTTCGTTCCTTGTAAATAAATATCCCCATTTAAGTTAATTTGAATTGGAGTAGATAAAAgatggattttattttaagttattATTTATTGGACAGGAATTAgatctcttttccttttctttttcctgacAGATACTGAAAAATATCTACATTTTTCAAAAGGTGAAAAACATACCTATACGTGTTAGAAGCGGGTTTTTTCTACTAGATGTACCTGCTAAAGTGTTAAACGCACCTCAGTTTACCCTAATTGGAAATTTTGTACAACTTATATGGTAATTAATTTCACACTCACCAAGTTTGTGGGAGTTTTAGCTATTTGGGGTAAGAATATCTGTCCCTGAAAAAGAAGTTGATAATCTAACTAAAAACTTGCATGCCAATTAttgaatcatatatatatatatatatcaacgattGGATGTACACGTACGAGGCTGTATCaaatccttttgttttttcttcttttgtgcACGTATACCTGCATTAATATTGCATCTACATGTATGTTTCTGTCTTttttacaaccaaaaaaaaaaaaagaaaaaaaagagttattcAAATCATTAATATGCTAACAAATTAATCTAAGCAGCAGCCAGTTGATTTATTCATCCACTTGATATTAAAATATGTTCTGATTTTCAGGAAGAAGGAACTCTGTCTCCAACTAACTTGTTACTTAACAAATCCACTGATGCTTGTACTCTCTCCAGTGATGAGCTTCTGGGAGACAGGCAGGCCAAGATCAAAGGGTCCCAAGGAGTCAGTCTGTACAAAAGCAAGCAGtaaaatcaaaaaatgagCCATTTGCCAATTGCCATTTTGCAAAGTtgtccaaaaaataataataatcacacttgaacaagaaattcaaatatacCCATTTGATGCCCGACAGCCCAAGGCTTCTTTCGTCGTTCACACGTGAACAAGCCATGATATCTGTATCCGATTCTTGACAGGCACGGTCTTGAGGAAGCCCAGCCACACTGTTAACCTGCTGCAATAGACATCAAACTACAAGCTGTTTACTTGAACACCTTCAAAGCGCCTAAAAACAGCCTTATCATATGGTCTTACACAAGAGAATATGAAAATCAAGCATTCTACTGATGTTATAGCCCTATTGTAATCAACTATAATTTAGAAAGGTCTGGCAAACAGGTTATTAATACATCAATAGATAAGATGTACACAGAAGAGACCCTGGAGATTTTGAAGTCTTAGCCACATATAAATGTAAACGATGCAAAACATCTCTTCCAACATGGAGAAATTTGATATTTCAACCATGATAGGAGCCAACTGATTTTAAAACATGAATCCAGATTTAAGCAACGTACCACTCAATTGCAATAACataatgaaatgtatgaaTAGAATTCAGCAAACCTTGGTTGCATTAGGGGACTTGAATGCTTTGGAAGCAGCATTCTGACTGAAACCTCCACAACTTCCACCAAATCCCAGAACATCCTTTCCCGACAAAGAGAACTTTTGAAAAGGAAATGCATGACAAGTTTCTTCAGCATCCAAAATAGATAAGCATGAGTCATGAGTGGATGGCCCTGGACCTCGAGGGCTATTTATTCGGGTGGCAACAAAACCTTGGTGTGAATCAGAAATTAGATGAGTTGGTGGCAAGCCTGCATTGCTCGCAGTTGATTGTGCATCAATTCGGTTGAGCTTTCCCTGTAAGGATGCTTCAGAGAGGAGgccaccaatgcttatagatGGACAATCAGCCCACAACGCATACGATTTTGAATCACTCTTTAGTTCAGTGGGATGAAAGCCTTCATCTTtcccaatttgttttttatcaCTGTTATTGCACTTAGCCTGTAAAGATGCTTCAGAAAGTAGGCCTTCAATGCTTACACTGTCAACCAAAAGTGGCGACTGAGCATGGTTGCCATCCATCCTCTGACTATCACCCTAATTACAATAAGAGAGCAAATTTCAGAAGATCATTAAAattcatgaaagaaaaatgttgCAAAAATCTCTAAATAAAACTCACATTATTGTAGCAACTTAagtgcaaaacaaatattccaAGTCCAAAATACTCAACAGACCAAATTTTCCATGTCTGCTTTtagatttgaaagaaaaaggattgaaaaattatcaaaacttGTATTCTAAATCCAACATTTAGTCATGTCTATATATTGGCTTCCCAGCTTAAACGCAAATTCACTTGAAATTCATTATCACCAGAAATgaatatttaagaaaaattcaaactcaCCTTAGTAATTTTTAAAAGCTCCAaaaatgtgtgtgtgtgtgtgtacatGTGAAAAAAGAACGACCAAACAAACAGAGAAACAAGCAACATTTTACCTTAAGATGAACAGCTCCAGTAGAAATCTTCTCAGTATCTGCATTTATTGTTTCACTTGCATTGATTGATCTGAAATCTTTTCTTGGTAACCCAGTGTGTTTCCCCACTTTATCATATGAATTCTCTGTGGCAGCCCTGGAATATCTCTGTGCTCCTTCAGATTGTAAGTCAACCTTGTCAATAGCTGATGTAGAAGGTTCAGCAGCGGTTTTAGGTTCAGTAGAGAACCAGCCATACCTCAAGAAACATATCAAGtcagataaataaattaaattgtataCTCCCTTCAAGTAAGAGAAATCAGTAAGCCTTATACCTTAAGCGAAAAACTTCTGGGCTTCCAATAGCGGCATAGATAGCTCCCGCGCTAATGTCACCATCATTCAGTGTCCATCTTCTGTTACTAGACATACTGTCCTGTATCTTATATGGGAACAGAGCTGGCTCACCAAGAGCAACACTTGAACTGCCCCACTTGCCATTAAGGTGCTTTAGCACAGAAGAA
Protein-coding regions in this window:
- the LOC18775127 gene encoding pentatricopeptide repeat-containing protein At2g36980, mitochondrial; translated protein: MSCTHTLFQTTSKIAALARSGQITCARKLFEEMPHRDSVAWNAMLTSYTHLGFHQEALSLFHQMRISDTGPDHFTLTATLSACASGCNLRCGTKVHALVTVLGYQSYLPVNNSLIDMYGKCLDPSSARRVFEEMKLRNEVTWCSFLFAQTNSSQFDVARHVFSMMPRRVEIAWNIMIVGYARYGQVESCLDLLKGMKESLCQPDQWTFSALMNACAEALEFWHGCMVHAFIMKSGWSSAAEVKNSVLSFYAEVGFHGSAVKIFESTGILTQVSWNAMIDAYMKQGNTHEALLVFQRAPEKNIVSWTSIISGYAGNGHGDEAAKFFVDMVRSGVQPDDFTFGAVLYACSSLAVLGHGKMVHGIILHYGFHAYVFIGNGLVNMYAKCGDLQGSVRAFSDILQKDLVSWNAMLFAFGLHGQAIQALQIFKEMVENGVKPDNVTFIGLLMTCSHNGLIEESRVLFETMGSVYGISPEMEHVACMVDMLGRSGYLAEAKELVDKYSEVSSAETSSCEALLGACSAQGDVGFGRKLGESLKILEPHKETSYVLLSNLYCASGQWKEAEMVREMMVDQGVKKMPGCSWIEVRNKVTAFVAGKHSNPCMNELCNILHFINFEMRNPWLW
- the LOC18773499 gene encoding TSL-kinase interacting protein 1 isoform X1; amino-acid sequence: MKTSRQTNKRVIKVPIECRGGIGSSMREQKSTRRTTRHSHKATGKGGNFLVEKDECLSPYSAADGMCLELPDRGVQSSETTKRLPVIDFCQGQTLLPHSKIKLQLFPVNEVTRIGLEKDGHHPYLELILRARKKISSVLKHLNGKWGSSSVALGEPALFPYKIQDSMSSNRRWTLNDGDISAGAIYAAIGSPEVFRLRYGWFSTEPKTAAEPSTSAIDKVDLQSEGAQRYSRAATENSYDKVGKHTGLPRKDFRSINASETINADTEKISTGAVHLKGDSQRMDGNHAQSPLLVDSVSIEGLLSEASLQAKCNNSDKKQIGKDEGFHPTELKSDSKSYALWADCPSISIGGLLSEASLQGKLNRIDAQSTASNAGLPPTHLISDSHQGFVATRINSPRGPGPSTHDSCLSILDAEETCHAFPFQKFSLSGKDVLGFGGSCGGFSQNAASKAFKSPNATKQVNSVAGLPQDRACQESDTDIMACSRVNDERSLGLSGIKWTDSLGPFDLGLPVSQKLITGESTSISGFVK
- the LOC18773499 gene encoding TSL-kinase interacting protein 1 isoform X2, with translation MKTSRQTNKRVIKVPIECRGGIGSSMREQKSTRRTTRHSHKATGKGGNFLVEKDECLSPYSAADGMCLELPDRGVQSSETTKRLPVIDFCQGQTLLPHSKIKLQLFPVNEVTRIGLEKDGHHPYLELILRARKKISSVLKHLNGKWGSSSVALGEPALFPYKIQDSMSSNRRWTLNDGDISAGAIYAAIGSPEVFRLRYGWFSTEPKTAAEPSTSAIDKVDLQSEGAQRYSRAATENSYDKVGKHTGLPRKDFRSINASETINADTEKISTGAVHLKGDSQRMDGNHAQSPLLVDSVSIEGLLSEASLQAKCNNSDKKQIGKDEGFHPTELKSDSKSYALWADCPSISIGGLLSEASLQGKLNRIDAQSTASNAGLPPTHLISDSHQGFVATRINSPRGPGPSTHDSCLSILDAEETCHAFPFQKFSLSGKDVLGFGGSCGGFSQNAASKAFKSPNATKVNSVAGLPQDRACQESDTDIMACSRVNDERSLGLSGIKWTDSLGPFDLGLPVSQKLITGESTSISGFVK